In Deinococcus sp. QL22, the following are encoded in one genomic region:
- a CDS encoding Mov34/MPN/PAD-1 family protein: protein MTAPDASPPTVLYLPRVLEAALWAHARRDAPAECVGAIGGHERPDGLHTQALYPLPNIAPDPARQYLADPGHLLRALRAMQAEGLSLIALYHSHPKGPATPSSTDTQLAAYSVPYLIADLRGGSLLAYSLPDCRAVKIVPDGS, encoded by the coding sequence TTGACCGCTCCAGATGCCTCCCCCCCCACTGTCCTCTACCTTCCCCGCGTGCTGGAGGCTGCGTTGTGGGCACATGCCCGCCGCGACGCTCCTGCCGAGTGCGTGGGCGCAATAGGCGGCCATGAACGCCCAGACGGGCTGCACACGCAGGCACTCTACCCGCTGCCCAACATTGCCCCTGACCCGGCGCGGCAGTACCTGGCCGATCCGGGCCACCTGTTGCGGGCGCTCAGGGCGATGCAGGCGGAGGGCCTGAGCCTGATCGCGCTGTACCACAGCCACCCCAAGGGCCCCGCCACCCCCAGCAGCACCGATACGCAGTTGGCGGCCTACTCGGTGCCCTACCTGATCGCCGATCTGCGCGGCGGCTCCCTGTTGGCCTATTCTCTGCCGGACTGCAGGGCGGTAAAGATCGTGCCGGACGGGAGTTGA